The Granulicella sibirica genome has a segment encoding these proteins:
- the bla gene encoding class A beta-lactamase: MLNRRTFLAATVALPRLLHAEPGRFTPLPAAFARLEQTNGGRLGVAVLDTATSERSGHRAGERFPMCSTFKFLLASAVLQRVDHHQETLDRLAAVPPKPLLGNSPLTEPHAGATMSIASLCHAALTRSDNTAANILLESIGGPAGMTAFCRAIGDPVTRLDRTEPTLNESLAGDPRDTTSPVSMVTNLKSILLGNVLAQSSREQLTTWMEANLTGLDRLRANLPTAWRAADKTGSNGEHTTNDIAVLWPANRPPVIVAAYITQCIGPESKRATMLSEIGRLVRESLT, from the coding sequence ATGCTCAACCGCCGAACATTCCTGGCCGCCACGGTCGCCCTGCCCCGGCTGCTCCACGCCGAACCGGGTCGCTTCACCCCACTGCCCGCCGCTTTCGCTCGCCTCGAGCAGACGAACGGCGGACGCCTCGGCGTCGCGGTCCTCGATACCGCTACCAGCGAACGCTCCGGTCACCGCGCCGGCGAGCGCTTCCCCATGTGCAGCACCTTCAAATTCCTGCTCGCATCAGCCGTTCTCCAGCGCGTCGATCACCATCAGGAGACGCTCGATCGGCTCGCCGCCGTCCCTCCCAAGCCCCTGCTCGGCAACTCCCCATTGACCGAACCCCACGCCGGCGCCACCATGTCCATCGCCAGCCTCTGCCACGCCGCCCTCACCCGAAGCGACAACACCGCCGCCAACATCCTCCTCGAGTCCATCGGCGGCCCCGCTGGCATGACGGCCTTCTGCCGCGCCATCGGCGATCCCGTCACCCGCCTCGACCGCACCGAGCCCACTCTGAACGAATCCCTCGCCGGCGACCCACGCGACACCACCTCTCCCGTCTCCATGGTTACCAACCTGAAGTCCATCCTTCTCGGAAACGTCCTCGCCCAATCATCCCGCGAGCAGCTCACCACCTGGATGGAGGCAAACCTCACCGGCCTCGACCGGCTCCGCGCTAACCTGCCCACAGCCTGGCGTGCCGCCGACAAGACCGGCTCGAACGGCGAACACACCACCAACGACATCGCCGTGCTCTGGCCTGCCAACAGGCCTCCCGTTATAGTCGCCGCCTACATCACCCAATGCATCGGCCCCGAGAGCAAGCGCGCAACCATGCTCTCCGAGATCGGCAGGCTCGTCCGCGAATCTCTCACCTAG
- a CDS encoding CocE/NonD family hydrolase: MTLRAVAGLMVLVLAGCGIAGAQTPAPSATEDFVKEHYAKYEFRIPMRDGVKLFAAVYVPQTGFKDAGPYPFLMTRTPYSCGPYGEDKTPTRLGVSQELLESGYIFVCEDVRGRYQSEGEFLEMAPHIDDKKSPKDVDPSSDMYDTVEFLLKHVPNNNGKVGITGISYPGYYTSASIADSHPAIKAASPQAPMTDLFFNDDGYHGGAFMLAANHGFYVSFKPQKAPVLPSAERGTFDFGTPDGYEYYLSKGNLATLDTEANGTNALFHDQVVHDTYDEYWKKRDMSRHMKSVHAAVMTVGGWFDAEDLSGPFKTFHAIDEFNPGAVNTLVVGPWTHGGWSIWDGDQLGDVHFGSKTGVFFRKEIQFPFFEMYLKDKKSEPLPKAYVFETGSNVWKKYAAWPPKEASAKTLYFHKGGMLSFDPPTDKTGVDEYVSDPAHPVPFVNFTTDTVPQRYMDDDQRFAARRSDVLVYETEPLKEDVTIAGPVKPMLKIASTGTDSDFVVKLIDVYPNDFPNPPAPGAPMGKRILGAAPILMGGYQQLVRGEPMRAKFRDSWEKPTALVPGKVTNVNAEMPDVNHTFRAGHRIMVQVQSSWFPLVDRNPQTFTDIPYAKPDQFVKATESVYRSASEASGVGVLVVPQP; the protein is encoded by the coding sequence ATGACGCTTCGTGCTGTTGCTGGTCTGATGGTTCTTGTTCTTGCGGGGTGTGGAATCGCCGGGGCGCAGACGCCTGCTCCCAGTGCGACGGAGGACTTCGTCAAGGAGCACTACGCGAAGTATGAGTTCAGGATTCCGATGCGGGATGGGGTGAAGCTGTTCGCCGCGGTTTACGTACCGCAGACGGGTTTCAAGGATGCTGGGCCCTATCCGTTCCTGATGACGCGGACGCCCTACAGCTGTGGACCCTATGGAGAGGATAAGACCCCGACTCGGCTTGGGGTTAGCCAAGAGCTACTGGAGTCTGGCTATATCTTTGTGTGCGAGGACGTAAGAGGACGTTACCAGAGCGAGGGTGAGTTTCTGGAGATGGCTCCGCATATCGATGACAAGAAGTCGCCGAAGGACGTTGATCCTTCGAGCGATATGTATGACACGGTGGAGTTCCTGCTGAAGCATGTGCCGAATAACAACGGCAAGGTGGGAATCACCGGGATCAGCTATCCGGGGTACTACACGTCGGCGAGCATCGCGGACTCGCATCCTGCGATCAAAGCGGCAAGCCCGCAGGCTCCGATGACGGATCTCTTCTTCAATGACGACGGATATCACGGTGGCGCGTTCATGTTGGCTGCGAACCATGGGTTCTATGTGTCCTTCAAGCCGCAAAAGGCGCCTGTGCTTCCGTCAGCAGAGAGAGGGACCTTCGATTTCGGAACTCCGGATGGGTATGAGTACTACCTGAGCAAAGGGAACCTCGCGACGCTCGATACGGAGGCGAATGGGACGAATGCGCTGTTTCATGACCAGGTGGTGCATGACACGTACGACGAGTATTGGAAGAAGCGGGATATGTCGCGGCATATGAAGAGTGTGCATGCGGCAGTGATGACGGTAGGTGGGTGGTTCGATGCGGAGGACCTGTCGGGGCCATTCAAGACGTTTCATGCGATCGATGAGTTCAACCCGGGAGCGGTGAATACGCTTGTGGTTGGGCCGTGGACGCATGGGGGATGGTCGATCTGGGATGGGGATCAGCTTGGCGATGTCCACTTCGGATCGAAGACGGGTGTGTTCTTCCGCAAGGAGATACAGTTTCCGTTCTTCGAGATGTATCTGAAGGATAAGAAGAGCGAGCCTCTGCCCAAGGCGTATGTGTTCGAGACGGGGTCGAATGTCTGGAAGAAGTACGCGGCGTGGCCACCAAAGGAGGCTTCGGCGAAGACGCTTTATTTCCATAAGGGCGGGATGCTGAGCTTCGATCCTCCGACGGATAAGACCGGCGTCGATGAGTACGTGAGCGATCCGGCTCACCCGGTACCGTTTGTGAATTTCACGACCGATACGGTGCCGCAGAGGTACATGGATGACGATCAGCGATTCGCGGCGCGGCGTTCGGATGTGCTGGTGTATGAGACGGAGCCGTTGAAGGAAGACGTCACGATTGCGGGGCCGGTGAAGCCTATGCTGAAGATCGCTTCGACGGGGACGGACTCTGACTTTGTGGTGAAGTTGATCGACGTGTATCCGAATGACTTTCCCAACCCGCCAGCACCGGGTGCGCCGATGGGAAAGAGGATACTTGGTGCGGCTCCGATTCTGATGGGCGGATATCAGCAGCTTGTTCGTGGAGAGCCGATGCGGGCGAAGTTCCGGGATAGCTGGGAGAAGCCAACAGCACTTGTACCTGGAAAAGTTACAAACGTAAACGCGGAGATGCCGGATGTGAATCACACGTTCCGGGCCGGGCACAGGATCATGGTGCAGGTGCAGAGCTCGTGGTTCCCGCTGGTGGATAGGAATCCACAGACGTTTACCGATATTCCATATGCGAAGCCTGACCAGTTTGTGAAGGCTACCGAGAGCGTGTATCGGAGCGCCTCGGAGGCGAGTGGGGTTGGGGTGCTGGTGGTGCCGCAACCTTAG
- the fbp gene encoding class 1 fructose-bisphosphatase — MRDIATMVTFEEHILGQDQEFSEASGAFGWMLGGLTLAVKRIEAQIRSAGLSDVYGAQGTENVQGEAQQKLDVVANDAMMECLGTREGVAALVSEEDEAAVVFDDDPATGKYILIFDPLDGSSNIDVNVNVGTIFSIHKRLPKDSLEHSILQPGMRQVVAGYVVYGPSTVLVYTAGHGVHGFTLDAASGAFVLTNENMVMPEQGPYYSVNEANAAQWPEAFAGYVETLRNGGLGREYSSRYIGSLVADFHRTLLKGGVFLYPPTKKQPGGKLRLLYEANPLAFVAEQAGGMATSGGGRILDIQPVKIHQRTAFCVGGKREIEALLAAVGAKG; from the coding sequence GTGAGGGACATCGCGACGATGGTTACGTTTGAAGAGCATATTCTTGGGCAGGATCAGGAGTTCAGCGAGGCGAGTGGGGCCTTCGGATGGATGCTGGGCGGGTTGACGCTGGCGGTGAAGCGGATCGAGGCGCAGATACGGTCGGCGGGGCTGAGCGACGTGTACGGGGCGCAAGGCACGGAGAACGTGCAGGGAGAGGCGCAGCAGAAGCTGGACGTAGTCGCAAATGACGCGATGATGGAATGCCTTGGAACGCGCGAGGGGGTGGCCGCGCTGGTGAGTGAAGAGGATGAAGCCGCAGTGGTGTTCGACGACGATCCGGCTACGGGTAAGTACATCCTGATCTTCGATCCTCTGGATGGTTCTTCGAACATCGATGTGAACGTGAATGTGGGGACGATCTTCAGTATTCATAAGCGGCTCCCCAAAGACTCGCTCGAGCACTCGATCCTGCAGCCGGGGATGAGGCAGGTGGTGGCGGGGTACGTCGTCTACGGGCCTTCGACCGTGCTTGTCTACACGGCGGGGCATGGGGTGCATGGATTCACGCTCGATGCGGCGTCGGGCGCGTTCGTGTTGACGAACGAGAACATGGTGATGCCGGAGCAGGGGCCCTACTACAGCGTGAATGAGGCGAATGCGGCGCAGTGGCCGGAGGCGTTCGCCGGGTATGTCGAGACGCTGCGGAATGGTGGGTTGGGACGAGAATACAGTTCGCGATATATCGGGAGCCTGGTGGCGGATTTTCATCGCACCCTTTTGAAGGGTGGGGTGTTTCTCTATCCGCCAACGAAGAAGCAGCCCGGTGGCAAGCTGAGGCTTCTCTATGAAGCGAATCCGCTGGCGTTTGTGGCGGAGCAGGCGGGTGGGATGGCAACAAGCGGAGGGGGAAGGATTCTCGATATCCAGCCGGTGAAGATTCACCAGAGGACGGCGTTTTGCGTGGGCGGCAAGCGGGAGATCGAGGCACTTCTGGCGGCGGTGGGGGCTAAGGGTTGA